A window of the Trichoderma asperellum chromosome 4, complete sequence genome harbors these coding sequences:
- the MPT3 gene encoding Mitochondrial phosphate carrier protein 3, mitochondrial — translation MAHLYPRDEVLKGNFYSPAPKHYSSQTKATPLQARPELYGAWSVVDSAKDKAVKLSNEAAKEFEKASSAAQAKTGKIELYSGKYYAACTFGGMMACGLTHTAVTPLDFVKTRRQVDSSLYKSNFEAWGKIYRAQGLRGIFTGWSPTFFGYSAQGAFKYGWYEYFKKTYSDIAGPEAAHKYKTILYLSASASAEFLADIALCPMEAVKVRMQGGSPNPYTGALDGFNKITAKEGYAGLYKGLYPLWGRQIPYTMMKFASFETIVEMIYARLPGEKNDYSKAAQTGVSFTGGYLAGILCAIVSHPADVMVSKLNSVREPGEAFGSAVGRIYKDIGFKGLWNGLPMRIVMIGTLTGLQWMIYDYFKIFMGLPTTGGPAPPPEKK, via the exons ATGGCGCACCTATATCCTAGAGATGAAGTCCTAAAAGGCAACTTTTATAGCCCAGCACCCAAACATTATAGCTCGCAGACTAAGGCGACCCCTCTCCAAGCTCGCCCGGAGCTCTACGGGGCTTGGTCTGTGGTAGATAGTGCCAAAGATAAGGCTGTCAAGCTTAGCAATGAAGCTGCCAAGGAATTTGAAAAGGCCAGCTCCGCGGCTCAAGCCAAGACGGGAAAGATTGAACTATACTCTGGAAAATACTATGCGGCATGTACTTTTGGAGGAATGATGGCATGT GGTCTCACTCACACGGCTGTAACGCCTCTTGATTTCGTCAAAACACGCCGCCAGGTCGACTCGTCGCTTTACAAGAGCAATTTTGAAGCATGGGGAAAGATTTATCGCGCTCAAGGTCTCCGCGGCATCTTTACTGGTTGGAGCCCAACCTTCTTTGGCTACTCTGCACAGGGTGCTTTCAAGTACGGATGGTACGAGTACTTCAAGAAGACATATTCCGACATTGCTGGCCCGGAGGCTGCCCACAAGTACAAAACTATTTTGTATCTGTCCGCCTCAGCCTCCGCTGAATTCCTGGCCGACATTGCTCTTTGCCCCATGGAAGCTGTTAAAGTTCGAATGCAGGGAGGCTCACCAAATCCCTACACTGGCGCCCTTGATGGATTCAACAAGATTACTGCGAAGGAAGGTTATGCCGGACTTTACAAAGGCCTTTATCCTCTGTGGGGCCGACAAATCCCATATACTATGATGAAGTTTGCCTCGTTCGAAACCATTGTTGAGATGATCTACGCTCGCTTGCCCGGAGAAAAGAATGACTATAGCAAGGCTGCTCAGACCGGTGTCTCCTTCACCGGTGGTTACCTCGCTGGTATTCTTTGCGCCATCGTTTCTCACCCCGCAGATGTCATGGTGAGCAAGCTCAACTCGGTTCGCGAGCCCGGCGAGGCTTTCGGTTCTGCCGTCGGTCGCATCTACAAGGACATCGGCTTCAAGGGTCTTTGGAACGGCTTGCCAATGAGAATTGTCATGATTGGCACTTTGACCGGTCTCCAATGGATGATTTAC GACTATTTCAAGATCTTCATGGGCTTGCCCACCACCGGTGGTCCGGCGCCGCCTCCGGAGAAGAAATAG
- a CDS encoding uncharacterized protein (EggNog:ENOG41): MATTLTQQPAQAGPATTTQPFSTAWSSRYRGATVEDLDPPAALSLNPSDAINIAMLSAFEREYTHLTIVDSETRALLGYISIPHLQSLLEAGRVKPSDPVSAAMTRFKRKGRKYQVITLQTPLEDLEAFFRGNVSGGPWKEEFAVVTDENRRFVLGVATVQDLEEFVKRRPA, translated from the exons ATGGCTACCACATTAACACAGCAGCCTGCTCAAGCCGGGCCGGCGACGACAACGCAGCCTTTTTCCACGGCCTGGTCTTCAAGATATCGAGGC gcCACCGTCGAAGATCTCGACCCTCCCGCCGCCCTCTCCCTCAACCCCTCCGACGCCATCAACATCGCAATGCTCTCCGCCTTCGAGCGCGAATACACACACCTCACCATCGTCGACTCAGAAACCCGCGCCCTCCTCGGCTACATCTCCATCCCCCACCTGCAGTCCCTCCTGGAAGCCGGCCGCGTCAAGCCCAGCGACCCCGTTTCAGCCGCCATGACGAGATTCAAGCGCAAGGGTCGCAAGTACCAGGTCATCACGCTGCAGACCCCGCTGGAGGATCTCGAGGCTTTCTTCCGAGGAAACGTATCTGGGGGTCCCTGGAAGGAGGAGTTTGCTGTCGTCACGGACGAGAACCGGAGATTTGTGCTGGGCGTAGCGACGGTGCAGGATTTGGAAGAGTTTGTCAAGAGACGACCTGCTTAA
- a CDS encoding uncharacterized protein (EggNog:ENOG41), with product MAAPSSKTAKNLTGKWTMNKTLSDSSEPVLALQGIGYLVRKGIGLATITIQVEQYEGPPSPPSTAADVVVHIDITQSASGLSSTQENRCFDDLEREHTDWLFGTVKGRSRWAKLDEITDEYLKKGWEIEGDGQFIVNSAKNEEKGWTAQQVWGFQVIDGERRYCRNIVVTKGKERAQIRLVYDYNGEE from the exons ATGGCTGCTCCATCAAGCAAGACCGCCAAGAACCTCACTGGCAAATGGACTATG AACAAGACCCTCTCTGACTCCTCAGAGCCGGTGCTTGCCCTCCAGGGCATCGGCTACCTGGTCCGCAAGGGAATCGGTCtcgccaccatcaccatccaGGTAGAGCAGTACGAGGGCCCTCCCAGCCCGCCCAGCACGGCAGCCGACGTCGTCGTCCACATCGACATCACGCAGTCCGCATCGGGCCTGTCCAGCACACAGGAGAACCGGTGCTTCGACGACCTTGAGCGCGAGCACACCGACTGGCTGTTCGGCACCGTCAAGGGCCGCAGCCGCTGGGCCAAGCTGGACGAGATCACCGACGAGTACCTCAAGAAGGGCTGGGAGATTGAGGGCGACGGCCAGTTTATTGTAAACTCCGCTAAGAATGAGGAGAAGGGCTGGACTGCCCAGCAGGTCTGGGGCTTCCAGGTCATTGACGGCGAGCGTAGGTACTGCCGGAATATCGTCGTGACCAAGGGAAAAGAGCGGGCTCAGATCCGACTTGTTTACGACTACAACGGTGAAGAGTAA
- a CDS encoding uncharacterized protein (EggNog:ENOG41) encodes MAEEKPSVLIIGGLGYIGRFLAQYIHQNNLASEVRLVDKVLPQLAWLAPEFSEACSQSKFMQADASKPEALVKVFDRPDGKQWDYVFNCGGETRYSQEDEIYKLRSLELSIAVGKEAAKRKVKAFIELSTGMVYKPDSSPSKEGDKLKPWSKIAVFKLQAEEELAKIEGLNLAIVRLAHVYGPYASQWVATALCMARVYQHIEGEMKWLWTKDLRTNTAHIHDVTRALWDTAVWYDAGKANWKEAEMGKVPIFNVVDKGTTTQGTMAEIIGEIFKIETGFQGTLISSFAKLNLESVVDDVNDEVLGPWADLLADAGITRPGPLTPFMEKELLKDTDLSMDGSRLETVVGFKYEKPAVTKELIEEVIESYKKMKWWP; translated from the exons ATGGCTGAAGAGAAGCCATCCGTCCTCATTATTGGAGGCTTGGGCTATATCGGCCGCTTCCTCGCCCAATACATTCACCAGAACAACCTTGCGTCCGAGGTGCGACTTGTTGACAAGGTGCTGCCCCAGCTTGCCTGGCTGGCACCTGAATTCTCCGAGGCTTGCTCCCAGAGCAAGTTTATGCAAGCTGATGCCAGCAAACCAG AGGCTCTAGTGAAAGTATTTGACCGACCCGACGGCAAGCAATGGGACTATGTCTTCAACTGCGGTGGCGAGACGAGATATTCTCAGGAAGATGAGATTTACAAGCTGAGATCTTTGGAGCTCTCCATTGCTGTCGGAAAGGAGGCCGCCAAGAGGAAAGTGAAGGCCTTTATTGAGCTGAGCACAGGCATGGTGTACAAGCCTGACTCGTCGCCGAGCAAAGAGGGAGATAAATTGAAGCCGTGGAGCAAGATTGCCGTTTTCAAATTgcaggcagaggaagagctcGCCAAGATTGAAGG GCTTAACCTTGCGATTGTCCGCCTAGCTCATGTATACGGCCCGTATGCGTCTCAGTGGGTTGCAACAGCCCTATGCATGGCCCGAGTTTACCAGCATATCGAAGGAGAAATGAAGTGGCTGTGGACCAAAGACCTGCGGACTAACACGGCGCACATCCACGATGTAACGCGAGCCCTTTGGGACACTGCCGTTTGGTACGATGCTGGCAAGGCCAACTGGAAAGAGGCCGAGATGGGCAAAGTGCCGATATTCAACGTGGTGGACAAGGGCACCACCACGCAGGGAACCATGGCTGAAATAATTGGCGAAATTTTCAAAATCGAAACGGGATTCCAGGGAACGCTGATCAGCAGTTTTGCGAAACTGAACCTGGAAAGCGTGGTGGATGATGTCAATGACGAAGTCCTCGGCCCTTGGGCTGATCTCTTGGCCGATGCTGGCATTACACGGCCTGGCCCCCTGACGCCCTTCATGGAGAAGGAGCTTCTCAAAGACACAGACCTCAGCATGGATGGCAGCCGGCTAGAAACTGTTGTGGGCTTTAAATACGAGAAACCTGCCGTCACGAAGGAGCTGATTGAGGAAGTTATCGAGAGctacaagaagatgaagtggTGGCCATGA
- the CAP2 gene encoding F-actin-capping protein subunit beta — MAADPFDSALDLLRRLNPKHTSEHLNAIISLAPDLTEDLLSSVDQPLTVKRCRQTGRDYLLCDYNRDGDSYRSPWSNQFDPPLDEGGVGGVGPGSNDGAGEGAIPNERVRKMEIKANEAFDIYRELYYEGGVSSVYLWNLDDGFAGVVLVKKSATPGTNTEGVWDSIHVFEAIERGRTTHYKLTSTVILSLSTNVEGTVGDMDLSGNMTRQVEQDLPVENDDSHIANVGRLVEDMELKMRNLLQDVYFGKAKDVVGDLRSVGSLSDGAKERETQRELIGSMKR; from the exons ATGGCTGCAGATCCCTTTGACTCGGCGCT TgacctcctccgccgcctaAACCCCAAACACACAAGCGAGCACCTCAACGCAATCATCTCCCTCGCCCCTGACCTGACCGAAGACCTCCTCTCGTCCGTCGACCAGCCCCTCACCGTCAAGCGGTGTAGGCAAACCGGCCGCGACTATCTCCTCTGCGACTACAACCGCGACGGCGACAGCTACCGCTCCCCATGGAGCAACCAGTTTGACCCGCCGCTGGACGAGGGCGGCGTCGGCGGCGTCGGCCCTGGAAGCAACGACGGTGCTGGCGAGGGGGCCATTCCGAACGAGAGGGTGCGGAAGATGGAGATTAAAGCCAACGAGGCGTTTGACATTTACAGAGAACTGTACTATGAGGGAGGAGTGAGCAGTGTCTATCTGTGGAACTTGGATGACGGCTTTGCTGGCGTTGTATTGGTGAAGAAGT CTGCCACCCCAGGCACAAACACCGAAGGCGTCTGGGACTCTATCCACGTCTTCGAAGCCATTGAGCGCGGCCGCACGACGCACTACAAGCTCACCTCGACCGTCATCCTCTCGCTCTCCACAAACGTCGAGGGCACCGTCGGCGACATGGACCTCAGCGGCAACATGACCCGCCAGGTCGAGCAGGATCTTCCCGTCGAGAACGACGACAGCCACATCGCAAACGTCGGCCGCCTGGTCGAGGATATGGAGCTCAAGATGCGCAACCTGCTGCAGGATGTGTACTTTGGCAAGGCAAAGGACGTGGTGGGCGACCTGCGGAGCGTAGGCAGCTTGAGCGATGGGGCGAAGGAGCGGGAGACGCAGCGGGAGCTTATTGGCAGCATgaagcgatga
- a CDS encoding uncharacterized protein (EggNog:ENOG41) — MRAAQGSAMSSKPRKRSRPAPDDAVPDGSVPDENRADCPFTINVVSEPERSEKDGGPKSKKRKQDKPAEDSNKKVLTQNAVFHPEGKFKSGQSMKLVYNVDPRKQWLDMTRYNSFVLNGVKYYTEDFVYVANEATMERQNSLPAGASKVAKKADYWVARILEVRASDEHHVYARVYWMYWPEELPLGTLDGKKQISGRQPYHGQHELIASNHMDIINVVSVVMGVNVKQWIESNDDDIQESLYWRQAFNCRTSELSSVALVCHCRTPANPDKTLVGCSNKTCEEWLHIECLLDDVLTRVYDRLGTDTPHKPEKPVIKQEAKDDVIKEKPKEGTNGDLPYRLLSPDEGEDRKSPIVANSEVKDQVLVKQRDDESSKATETPTPAPQNSSDKSSKFGLAKRGRRKKSSKKPWEGLFEATLKMNEGPTVWEITDLREGIEGGEKKWTEQAYCLVCSTVIE; from the exons ATGCGCGCTGCCCAAGGATCCGCGATGAGTTCCAAGCCTCGGAAGCGCTCTCGCCCTGCGCCGGACGACGCTGTGCCCGACGGCAGCGTCCCGGACGAGAATCGTGCGGATTGCCCATTCACCATAAACGTTGTCTCGGAACCAGAGCGCAGCGAGAAAGATGGCGGGCCCAAGTCCAAGAAGCGGAAACAGGACAAGCCGGCGGAAGACTCCAACAAAAAAGTCCTGACGCAGAACGCCGTGTTCCACCCCGAGGGCAAGTTCAAGTCAGGCCAGTCGATGAAGCTTGTCTACAACGTAGATCCGCGGAAGCAATGGCTGGACATGACACGCTACAACAGCTTTGTCC TCAACGGCGTCAAATACTACACCGAGGACTTTGTTTACGTGGCGAACGAGGCGACCATGGAACGACAGAACTCTCTGCCCGCCGGTGCTAGCAAGGTTGCCAAGAAGGCCGACTACTGGGTGGCGCGGATACTGGAGGTGCGAGCCTCGGACGAACATCACGTATATGCCCGCGTCTATTGGATGTATTGGCCCGAAGAGCTGCCCCTCGGAACGCTGGATGGCAAGAAGCAAATTTCTGGACGCCAGCCATACCACGGACAGCATGAGCTGATCGCGTCCAACCACA TGGACATTATCAACGTTGTCAGTGTCGTCATGGGCGTCAATGTCAAGCAATGGATTGAATCAAACGATGACGATATACAAGAGTCTCTCTATTGGAGACAGGCGTTTAACTGCAGGACGTCAGAGTTATCG TCTGTTGCTCTTGTCTGCCATTGCAGGACTCCTGCCAATCCCGACAAAACCCTGGTGGGTTGCTCAAACAAGACCTGCGAAGAGTGGCTGCATATCGAATGCCTACTCGACGATGTCCTCACCCGAGTGTACGATCGATTAGGGACGGACACACCCCACAAGCCCGAAAAGCCTGTTATCAAACAGGAGGCAAAGGACGATGTTATAAAAGAGAAGCCGAAAGAAGGGACCAACGGGGATTTGCCTTACCGTTTATTGAGCCCAGACGAGGGAGAGGACAGGAAATCGCCAATTGTCGCCAACAGCGAAGTAAAAGACCAAGTGCTGGTGAAGCAACGAGATGATGAATCATCCAAAGCCACAGAAACACCAACACCTGCGCCGCAAAATTCCTCAGATAAATCCTCGAAATTTGGCTTAGCGAAGCGAGGAAGACGCAAGAAGTCATCAAAGAAGCCCTGGGAAGGCCTCTTTGAAGCTACTCTCAAGATGAACGAGGGCCCTACGGTCTGGGAGATAACAGATCTAAGAGAGGGCATtgagggaggagagaagaagtggACTGAGCAGGCATATTGCCTGGTGTGCAGCACTGTCATTGAGTGA